The DNA window GAGTGCGGCCACCCGGGCCGATCAGCACCGGCACCGGACGCCGGGCCGCGTTCGTGAGCACCGAGACCGTCGGGCGGATCAGCTCGGTCGTCGTCAGGTTGCCGCTGCCGCTCGACCCGCCGGGCCGGTACTCGGTGACCGTGCCGGCGACCTGGACCGTGTCTCCGCTCTGGACCCGCGGAGCGGTGCCGGTGAACACGAACAGCCCGTCGCTGGTGGCCGGGTCGTTGTCGGGGATCGGGTCCTGCATCCAGAAGCCGGTCCGCCCGATCGCCGTGACGACGCCGGGCACGCTGGTGACGAGCCGACCGGCCAGCGGCGACATGTGCGAGCGGCCCTGGATGTCGGCGATCCGGGCCGTGCGGCCCGCGGTGTCGCCCTGGCCGCCGGGCGGCGACGGGGTGGCGGCCACGAAGTCGGCCGAGTTGTCGTCGGTGTCGACGCCCCCGCCCGAGCTCAGGCCGGCGATGCCGTTCTGCGGGTTCTGGTCGTTCTCGACGCCGGCCGGGCCACCGGGGTCGTCCTCGATGCTCGACGTGCCCCGGCCGCTGGACACCTTGATGTCCCGCCGGATCGCCGCGGTGGTGGAGGACAGGGCGGGCGCCGGGCGTCCCTCGGCGTCCTCGGCGCTGCCGTACCCGACGAAGTCCCGGACGCCCTCCACGGTCGTGCAGCTGGCGACGCAGTGCAGCGGGGCGATGCTCTTCACGAGCGCGACCTTGCCGCTGGTGGAGCCCAGGTCGACCGAGCCCTTGACGTCGGCCGGGGGTAAGCGGGTGGTGCCGTTGCGTCCACCGGCCTCGGCGATCAGGTACCGGCCGCCGGCCGGGACGCGGCCGGACAGCGCGGTGACGGCCCAGGAGCGGTTGCGCGGCGGCGCGTACTGGATGCTCCAGCCGGCCAGGTCGACCGGCTCGTCGCCGCGGTTGATCAGCTCGACGTAGTCGTTGGTCCAGATCGAGCCGGGCTCGCCGCCGCCGCCGTAGACCTGGCTGATCACCAGGTCGGCCGGCGTCGACGCGGTGCCGACGGTGGACGAGGTGGCGGTCGCGGTCAGCGCGAGCGCGACGAGCAGCGCCGGGACCGCGGACGGCAGGAAGAACGACGGACGCCGGAGCGTCTTTCCCAACTCGCTACGTCGAACGTGTCGTTGTGGGCGCTTCGTTACCGCATGTCGAGTCCGGTGCGCATGCCTCCCGCTCGTACGCTCGCGTCCCACGAGCGCACACGGTACCTGTGTCCCAACGGCCACGGGGGCGGGCGGCCGAGCCGCCCACCCCCTTATGGGCCGAACGGGGAATCAGTCGACCGTTGCGTACGACCGGCGGGTCGGGGGCATGTGGCTGCGGCCCTTCCGATCCGGACGGACGGCGAGCACCTGGTGGATCGCGATCCGGTTGCGGTCGAAGGCCAGCGCCGAGCCGGCCATGTACAGGCGCCAGACCCGGGCGCGCCCGACGCTCGTCAGCTGGACGGCCTCCGACCAGCTCTGCTCCAGATTGGCCACCCAGGCCCGCAGCGTCTTCGCGTAGTGCTCACGCAGCGACTCGACGTCGCGAACCTCGAAGCCCACGCTCTCCAGCCGGTCGGAGATCCAGCCCGAGGACTGGAGCTCGCCGTCCGGGAAGACGTACGCGGTGATGAACGTCCGCTCGTGCTTGCCGCCGGCCCGGTTCGACTCGAGGTGCTCGGTGACCGTCGGCGGCTGGGTGATCTGGTGGCTGAGCAGCCGGCCACCCGGCTTGAGCAGGCCGTACAGCAGTTCGGCGTAGTGGGGCCACTGCTCGGTGCCGACGTGCTCGGCCATCCCGATGCTCGAGATCGCGTCGTACGGCCCGTCGTCGATGTCGCGGTAGTCCATCTCGCGGATCTCGACCAGGTCGGCCACCCCGGCCGCCGCGGCGCGCTTCGCCGCGCCGACCGCCTGCTCGTGCGAGTTCGTGACGCCGACGACGTGGACGCCGTACTCGCGGGCGGCGTGGATGGCCATCGTGCCCCAGCCGCAGCCGACGTCGAGCAGCCGCATCCCGGGCTTCAGCCCGAGCTTGCGCGAGATCAGCTCGACCTTGTTCGTCTGCGCCTGCTCGAGCGTCGTCGTGGCGGACGGGTCGTCGAGGTCGGGCCAGTACGCGCACGAGTACGTCATCGATTCGCCCAGCACCAGCCGGTAGAACTCGTTGCCGACGTCGTAGTGGTGGCTGATCGCGGCCGCGTCCCGGCGGGCGCTGTGCAGCAGGCCACCGACCGGACGCATCTCCTCGGCCGGCGGGGGCGGGTTGGTGCCGATCGCGCCCAGCCGCACCGCGGCGGCGAGGATCGTCCGACGGTCCTGGCTGTTCAGGTGCATGCCCTGGGTGGCGTCGAACAGGTGCAGCATCGAGTCGAGCGCTTCGATGAAGTCGCCCTCGACCGCGAGGTCGCCGGAGACGAAGGCGCGGGCCATGCCGACCTCGTTGGGGGACCAGACCAGGCGACGCAGCGCGCGCCGGTTCCGGATGACGAGGGTCGGGCCACCTTCTCGGTCGGAGGGGCCGATCGAGCTGCCGTCCCAGGCCCGGATGCGGACGGGCGGCTCGTGGCCGAAGATCGTGGTGACGACGGGGCGTAACCGGTCAGCGACAGTTTCCTGCCGGTTAGCGAGGTACGTCATTGCTTCTTGTCCTTTCGCTCACCCACCGTGGCGATTCGGTGAAGTCACGAGGTTTTGATGCAGGTCCTTCGCAGCCGCAACTATGAGGTTGCTAAAACCAACTTCTTTTGTCTGAATCATGCACCCAGACAGGGCGCTGTGGAGCCGGAAAAATACGGTGACGGCGCCCACAGCTACACGTGGTACCAGGGAACCCACAGCTTGGCATCGGATAATCGACTGCCCCGGTACGGTGCTGCTATGGCGTCCAGAGCAACGTCTCCGGCGGTCGAGGTCCCGGTGGGCGACCGCGTCGTCCGCATCAGCAACCCCGATCGGGTGTACTTCGACGACCCGCACGTGACCAAGCTCGACATCGTCAAGTACTACCTCTCGGTCGGCGAGGGCATCGTCCGGGCGCTGCGCGAGCGCCCGTGCATGCTGCATCGCTATCCCGACGGGGTGTATTCCGCCGAGGGCGTCGAGGGCGAGAAGATCTACCAGAAGCGCCTGCCGCGCGGGGCCCCCGAGTGGGTCGAGAGCGTGCAGGTGAAGTTCCCGTCCGGACGCAGCGCGGACGAGCTGTGCGTCACCGAGCTGGCCTCGGTGGCCTGGGCGGTCCAGATGTCGACGGTGGAATTCCACCCCTGGCACTCCCGCCGGGCCAACACCGAGCAGCCCGACGAGCTGCGCATCGACCTCGACCCGCAGCCCGGCACCGGCCTGGCCGAGGCCCGGACGGTCGGCGGCGTCGTCCACGAGATGCTCGACGAGCTGGGCTGGGCCGGCTGGCCCAAGACGTCCGGCAACCGCGGGATCCACATCTACGTGCGGATCCGGCCCGACTGGACGTTCACCGAGGTCCGCCGGGCCGCGCTGGCCTTCGCCCGCGAGGTCGAGCGGCGCGTCCCGCAGCTCGCGACCACCGCGTGGTGGAAGGAGGAGCGCGGCGAGAAGATCTTCGTCGACTTCAACCAGAACGCCCGCGATCGGACGATCGCCAGCGCCTACAGCCTCCGGGGCCGGTCGGGTGCACTGGTTTCCGCTCCGATCACCTGGGACGAATTGGTGGACGTCGAGAGCGAGGACTTCACGATCCGTACGGTGCCACCGCGCTTCGCCGAGCTGGGCGACCTGCACGCGGGCATCGACGACGTCGCGGTGGGCATCGAGCCGCTGCTGGAGTGGTCGGAGCGGGACGCGCGCGACCTCGACCTGGGCGACGCCCCGTATCCGCCCAACTATCCGAAGATGGAAGGCGAGCCGATGCGGGTGCAGCCGAGTAGG is part of the Cryptosporangium phraense genome and encodes:
- a CDS encoding class I SAM-dependent methyltransferase — its product is MTYLANRQETVADRLRPVVTTIFGHEPPVRIRAWDGSSIGPSDREGGPTLVIRNRRALRRLVWSPNEVGMARAFVSGDLAVEGDFIEALDSMLHLFDATQGMHLNSQDRRTILAAAVRLGAIGTNPPPPAEEMRPVGGLLHSARRDAAAISHHYDVGNEFYRLVLGESMTYSCAYWPDLDDPSATTTLEQAQTNKVELISRKLGLKPGMRLLDVGCGWGTMAIHAAREYGVHVVGVTNSHEQAVGAAKRAAAAGVADLVEIREMDYRDIDDGPYDAISSIGMAEHVGTEQWPHYAELLYGLLKPGGRLLSHQITQPPTVTEHLESNRAGGKHERTFITAYVFPDGELQSSGWISDRLESVGFEVRDVESLREHYAKTLRAWVANLEQSWSEAVQLTSVGRARVWRLYMAGSALAFDRNRIAIHQVLAVRPDRKGRSHMPPTRRSYATVD
- the ligD gene encoding non-homologous end-joining DNA ligase; translated protein: MASRATSPAVEVPVGDRVVRISNPDRVYFDDPHVTKLDIVKYYLSVGEGIVRALRERPCMLHRYPDGVYSAEGVEGEKIYQKRLPRGAPEWVESVQVKFPSGRSADELCVTELASVAWAVQMSTVEFHPWHSRRANTEQPDELRIDLDPQPGTGLAEARTVGGVVHEMLDELGWAGWPKTSGNRGIHIYVRIRPDWTFTEVRRAALAFAREVERRVPQLATTAWWKEERGEKIFVDFNQNARDRTIASAYSLRGRSGALVSAPITWDELVDVESEDFTIRTVPPRFAELGDLHAGIDDVAVGIEPLLEWSERDARDLDLGDAPYPPNYPKMEGEPMRVQPSRARKPG